The following coding sequences lie in one Alosa alosa isolate M-15738 ecotype Scorff River chromosome 21, AALO_Geno_1.1, whole genome shotgun sequence genomic window:
- the sash3 gene encoding SAM and SH3 domain-containing protein 3 produces MLRRKPSNASEKEQVAGQKKKLTLQRSSSFKDFMKPKPSSPVVADPESILDETAEGPGHEDTGKNKPGKWRKIITRTMTRKTSKMVQKALAEEGIDSGEDGPVSPASSDFTPDLTPGQRTSVCSNGSGDTLPSPVSRQLSGCGDRQSLDSGYSQRDSMKLDDSTPAPYSGPFCGRAKVHTDFTPSPYDFESLKLQKGDIIQIIDKPPVGTWTGKLNNKVGSFKFIYVTIMPEEIAPAKRKRFSSQDRRNKPKPKTLEEVLDKIGLTDLGSLLSMQGFQSLEDFGSLKESHLNELNITDPEYRTRILTAVELLHEYEGESDVEEEEKTEEKPEVPRDSGCFESTENLENGREEPETEPQAESTPDVEEQENELKDVQEQLQDLALDQGS; encoded by the exons ATGTTACGGCGAAAGCCCTCCAATGCCTCCGAGAAGGAGCAGGTGGCGGGCCAAAAAaagaag CTGACCCTGCAAAGGTCCAGCAGCTTCAAAGACTTCATGAAGCCCAAGCCATCCTCACCTGTGGTGGCAGACCCAGAATCCATCCTGGATGAGACC GCTGAGGGGCCAGGCCATGAAGACACTGGAAAAAACAAACCAGGGAAGTGGAGGAAAATCATCACCCGTACCATGACTCGCAAAACATCCAAGATGGTCCAGAAGGCTCTGGCAGAGGAAGGA ATAGACAGTGGGGAGGACGGACCTGTGTCCCCGGCGTCCAGTGACTTCACTCCCGATCTGACTCCAGGACAACGAACTTCCGTCTGCTCCAATGGCTCTGGGGACACGCTGCCCAGTCCGGTCTCTCGACAGCTCTCAGGAT GTGGGGACAGACAGAGTCTGGACAGCGGCTACAGCCAGCGAGACAGCATGAAACTGGACGACAGCACGCCGGCTCCATACAGCGGGCCCTTCTGTGGCAGAGCGAAGGTGCACACCGACTTCACCCCCAGCCCCTACGATTTTGAGTCCCTGAAACTACAG AAAGGTGACATCATTCAGATCATTGACAAGCCTCCAGTTGGCACTTGGACCGGCAAACTTAACAACAAAGTAGGCTCCTTCAAGTTCATCTACGTCACCATCATGCCCGAGGAGATCGCGCCGGCCAAGAGGAAGCGGTTCTCCAGCCAGGACCGCCGCAACAAACCCAAACCCAAAACCCTGGAGGAAGTCCTGGACAAAATCGGCCTAACC GACCTGGGCTCCCTGCTGTCCATGCAGGGCTTCCAGTCTCTGGAGGACTTCGGCAGCCTGAAGGAGTCCCACCTGAATGAGCTGAACATCACTGACCCCGAGTACCGCACCAGGATACTGACCGCCGTGGAGCTGCTGCACGAAT ATGAGGGGGAGTCTGatgtggaggaagaggaaaagacAGAGGAGAAGCCTGAGGTTCCACGGGACTCTGGGTGTTTCGAGAGCACAGAGAACCTGGAGAATGGACGTGAAGAGCCGGAGACGGAACCGCAGGCTGAATCGACTCCAGATGTGGAGGAGCAGGAGAACGAGCTCAAGGACGTGCAGGAACAACTGCAGGACCTAGCCCTGGACCAGGGTTCCTGA
- the xpnpep2 gene encoding xaa-Pro aminopeptidase 2, with protein sequence MALPVAWLVQRVDLITKFIAVRISVHNSFTGFPSLIAAPTSSCSSTTINLGTILNSLKEKADFSSAPTSNQINICRDYTGNVYNLLKSSLQAFGCRCFNPMARLDVVFVDGEDNAEGYGQPPPPATLEEVSNVSFKAKLLKCHTHANNLSICIHPHTHTHRHTHTLAPSLTPLHTHRSPVLSFLLSGLACGRWCRMSWSVWILCVCFGAFTGASRALAEGSRSTERNCSAVPPYLPPTAVNTTLRLQALRDVMREQNITAYIIPGTDAHLSEYIAPRDARVAFMSGFTGSAGTAVVTLTKATLWTDSRYWVQAERQMDCNWELVRDVSIHSITDWLIREVEEGKEIGFDPYVFSVKTFNFYNINLSPASRNLMSIPANLVDKVWTNRPPLPPDNLVRLPDNIIERTWLEKVKHIRNIMKENPYQPTAVLLSALDETAWLFNLRGNDIPYNPFFYSYTLVTTDEIWLFVHTARVPDDLKTYLNATCYTPDCVQLIEYGNERNLLKSYLLRPNTRVWVGTEYTNQALYELIPEDKLMTSDYSPVLTTKAVKDPTEQRILRDAHVRDAVAVMELLIWLEKSVPGGKETELTAAHYVNERRSKQNFSRGPSFETISASGPNAALAHYSPSEGTSRALTVNEMYLVDSGGQYLDGTTDITRTVHWGTPTDFQKEAFTRVLMGNIDISRNIFPDGTRGINMEMLGRRALWEVGLNYGHGTGHGVGNYFGVHEWPVGFQSNNIPFKEGMFTSIEPGYYKENDFGIRIEDVAVLVPVQTPYGNNFLTFDTVSLVPYDRKLIDTSIMSPQQLQWLDRYYQTIRDKMGPELERQGLKEVHDWMMEHTKPFQTTSASAPICSLSLLLYLIPTALLHHFL encoded by the exons ATGGCCCTGCCAGTCGCCTGGTTAGTGCAGCGAGTGGACCTCATCACGAAATTCATCGCGGTGCGAATCTCTGTTCACAACTCCTTCACTGGCTTCCCCTCTTTGATAGCAGCACCGACCTCCAGCTGCAGCTCCACCAC GATCAACTTGGGCACCATCCTGAACTCGCTTAAGGAGAAAGCTGACTTTAGTTCAGCCCCAACGAGTAACCAAATCAATATCTGTAGGGACTATACAGGAAATGTGTACAACCTTTTGAAAAGTTCACTGCAAGCTTTCGGATGCCGGTGTTTCAACCCAATGGCCAGGCTTGATGTTGTTTTTGTGGATGGGGAGGACAACGCTGAAGGT TATgggcaacccccccccccggcGACACTGGAGGAAGTGAGCAACGTGTCGTTCAAGGCGAAGCTTTTGAAG tgtcacacacatgcaaataaccTCTCTATatgcatacacccacacacacacacacacagacacacacacacacttgctccctcactcactcccttacatacacacaggtcTCCAGTGCTGTCATTCCTTCTCTCTGGATTAGCTTGTGGCAGATGGTGCAGAATGTCTTGGTCTGTGTGGAttctatgtgtttgttttggagcATTCACAG GAGCCAGCAGAGCTCTCGCTGAAGGCTCACGCTCCACAGAGAGGAACTGCTCCGCTGTTCCACCA tacCTCCCTCCAACGGCAGTGAACACCACACTAAGGCTGCAGGCTCTGAGAGATGTCATGAGGGAGCAGAACATCACAGCCTACATCATCCCTGGCACAGATGCCCATCTG AGTGAGTACATTGCTCCACGGGATGCTCGGGTTGCCTTTATGTCTGGCTTCACTGGTTCAGCAG GCACAGCTGTTGTGACACTGACTAAAGCAACGTTGTGGACAGACAGCCGATACTGGGTCCAGGCTGAGCGCCAGATGGACTGCAACTGGGAACTAGTGAGAGATG TCTCCATACACAGCATCACGGACTGGCTCATCCGAGAGGTTGAGGAGGGGAAGGAGATTGGCTTTGATCCCTATGTCTTCTCAGTCA AGACGTTCAACTTTTATAACATCAACCTGTCCCCCGCCAGCCGGAACCTGATGTCCATTCCTGCCAACCTGGTAGATAAAGTATGGACCAATCGGCCACCTCTCCCCCCAGACAACCTTGTGCGTCTGCCGGACAACATCATCG AAAGGACTTGGCTAGAGAAGGTGAAACATATCAGGAATATAATGAAGGAGAACCCTTACCAGCCCACCGCTGTTCTTCTCTCAGCACTTGACGAGACTGCCT GGCTCTTTAACCTTCGTGGGAATGATATTCCATACAACCCATTCTTCTACTCCTATACCCTGGTGACTACGGATGAGATCTG GCTGTTTGTGCACACAGCTCGTGTGCCAGACGACCTGAAGACATACTTGAACGCAACCTGTTACACGCCCGACTGTGTGCAGCTGATTGAATACGGTAACGAGCGAAACCTCCTGAAATCCTACCTGCTGCGGCCAAATACAAGGGTGTGGGTAGGGACAGAGTACACCAACCAGGCGCTCTACGAGCTCATCCCGGAG gaCAAGTTAATGACATCTGATTACTCACCAGTACTCACCACCAAAGCTGTGAAGGACCCCACCGAGCAGCGCATCCTCCGAGACGCACAT GTGAGGGACGCGGTGGCAGTCATGGAGCTCCTGATCTGGTTGGAGAAGAGTGTCCCTGGGGGGAAAGAGACCGAGCTCACagcagcacattatgtcaacgAGCGCCGCAG CAAACAGAACTTCAGCAGGGGTCCCAGCTTTGAGACCATCTCTGCAAGTGGACCCAACGCTGCTCTTGCACACTACAG TCCTTCTGAAGGGACGTCACGAGCCCTGACTGTAAATGAGATGTATCTTGTGGATTCTGGTGGCCAATACCT GGACGGAACAACTGACATCACCCGAACAGTACATTGGGGCACTCCCACTGACTTTCAGAAG GAGGCCTTTACTCGTGTGCTGATGGGTAACATTGACATTTCTAGAAACATCTTCCCTGATGGAACAAGAG GTATCAACATGGAGATGCTGGGCCGCCGGGCATTGTGGGAGGTCGGACTGAACTATGGTCATGGCACAGGCCATGGTGTGGGCAATTACTTTGGAGTTCATGAAT GGCCTGTGGGTTTCCAGTCCAACAATATCCCCTTTAAAGAGGGCATGTTCACTTCCATAG AGCCTGGATATTACAAAGAGAATGACTTTGGCATTAGAATTGAGGATGTTGCTGTCTTGGTTCCAGTTCAAACACCG TATGGCAATAACTTCTTGACCTTCGACACCGTGTCTCTGGTTCCCTATGACCGGAAGCTGATCGACACTTCAATCATGAGTCCGCAGCAG TTGCAGTGGCTGGACCGCTACTACCAGACCATCCGTGATAAGATGGGGCCGGAGCTGGAGAGGCAGGGCCTGAAGGAGGTGCATGACTGGATGATGGAGCACACAAAGCCCTTCCAGACCACCAGCGCCTCTGCCCCCATCTGctccctctccctgctcctctaCCTCATCCCCACCGCACTCCTCCACCACTTCCTCTGA